The region CCATCACCGCAGAAGACCTGGGCCGCGCCCGCCGCGTAGAGGTAGATAAGGACAAGACCACTATCATCGAAGGCAAAGGCGCCGCCAAGGAAATCAAAGACCGCATCAAGCAGCTCAAATCCCAAATCGAAGAGACCGAGTCGGACTTCGACCGCGAGAAGCTGCAGGAGCGCATGGCGCGCATGGCCGGCGGTGTGGCTGTCATCAAGGTGGGCGCCGCCACCGAAACCGAGATGAAAGAGAAGAAGCACCGCGTAGAGGACGCTTTATCCGCGACCCGCGCTGCCGTCGAAGAGGGCATCCTGCCAGGCGGCGGCATCGGTCTTCTCAATGCTCTGCCGGCCCTGGACAAGCTGACTGTTTCAGGAGATGAGCTCACCGGAGTTAACATAATCCGCAAGGCCGTTGAAGAGCCTATTCGCTGGATTGCCATCAATGCCGGCCGAGACGGCGCCGTCATCGTTGACACTGTCAAGAAGGGTGTCAAAGGCGCCGGCTACAATGCCGAGACCGACAAGTTCGGCAACATGGTGGAAATGGGTATCATTGACCCCACCAAGGTCGTGCGCAGCGCGCTGGTCAACGCCGCCAGCATCGCCAGCATGGTCCTGGTGACCGAATCCCTCATCGCCGATATCCCTGAAAAAGAGAAGGGGGCGCCCGCGGGCGGCGGCATGGGTGGAATGGGCGGCGGTATGGGAGACATGTACTAGAGCAAAGCTCCCGACAATACCTCTGGACAAAACTCAAGAGACCCTCGACAAATGTCGAGGGTCTCTTTTATCTTTTGAGAGGCCAACTCGCTTGAGTTATATTCAAACCTATTTTATGACTAAGATACAATGGTCCCAGTTACATGACATAACATTATTAATTTAATCAGCCTCAATCAACTTACTTAGCTGTTCGGGTTTTTGTAACGGACCCACCACTGCCAACCGCATCTTCGACCTGTTGATGAGGTTGTGTGCCAGATGCTTAATATCCTCTGCCTTAACGCTATCGACTATCTCGTTGACATCATCGAGCGTAAGAATACGTCCAGTCAAAGTCTCCTGCCCGCCAAGCCAGCCCGCCACGTGCCGGCTGTCTTCCAGCCGCAGAGCGAGTTGCCCCTTGGACATTTCCTTAGCTTTGCTGAGTTCGGGCGGAGAAATAGTCTCTTCCTTGAAGCGCATGAGTTCTTTGATGATGGCCGCCAGCGCCAGCCTCGCTTTGGAGGTGTCAACGCCGGCATATACTATCAACGAACCCGTGTCCTTAAGGTGGTCGACATAACTCTGCACGCTGTAAGCCAGCCCGAGCTTATCTCTCACCTCGCAAAAAAGGCGGCTGCTCATGCCTTCGCCCAGGATGACGTTCATCATGTCCAGGGTAAAGCGCTGCGGGTCGAACAGCGACAAGCCCGGCAAGGCGAGGCACATGTGAGTCTGTTCGATGTCACGGGTTTCTATTCCGACTCTTGACGCTTGGTGTTCGCGGAAACCCCTGTGCCCCGGACGTTGTCCAGCCCCTGTCCAGCCGCCGAGGCATTTTTTAACCGCCGCCACCGCCTCTTTATGTTCCACGTTTCCTGCGATGGACACGACGGTCTTGGCGGGTATGTACTGCTTCCGGATATATTCCAGCAGGTCCGTCCGCCGGATGCACGACACGGATTTCTTTGTTCCGGCGATGTCGCGCCCCAGCGGGTCTGCGGGCCACAGCAGTTTTTCTATAATAAGCCCCACCTTGGAAGACGGGGAGTCATAGCTCATATTGATTTCTTCGATGATGACCTGGCGCTCTTTTTCAATATCTTCAGTCTCGAACCTGGAATTGAGCAGCATGTCGCTCAGAACGTCGAGGGCCATCTCAAAGTGTGGACGTGCCACCTTGCACCAGTAAACAGTGCTCTCGCGGTCGGTGCCGCCGTTGAGGACTCCTCCGACACCCTCAATGGCTTCGGAGATGTCACGCGAAGTAGGCCGTTTTTGCGTCCCCCGAAAAAGCCCGTGCTCCACGAAATGCGAAATGCCAGCCCGGGCATTGGTCTCGTAGCGCGAGCCCACTCCCACGAATATACAGATGGAGGCGGAGTGAGTTTGAGGCATGGTCTCGCTGATGATGCGTAAACCGTTGTCTAAAATCGTTTTCTGATACAAATTGTCACCTCTTTCTGCTTCTCATTCTATTTGCCCCCTGACAGCCTGTCAATACATGGCTAGGCAGTTGTCCAGTCATCCCTCTATACCCGGGTAACTCCCTTGATATCGCCAACATCACTACCCGTGGAAGCGCGACGATTTTATATTACATAACCTATTTTAGGGCCATTTAGTCGTTGTCCACACCCTGGATGATATCCTATTGGTTTTCCTTCACCTTCGGGAAGCAAAAAGCGCATTATCAGGCTTGACAGAAAGAGGGTTAAGCCAGTAATATATCTCCTGCTGCCGGTATTAAGGCAGTTAATTTATTTAACAATTTGTGCTATCATTGATTGAGCTAGGAGTGTAGCTCAGTTGGTAGAGCAGCGGTCTCCAAAACCGCCGGTCGAGGGTTCGAGTCCTTCCACTCCTGCCAGCGGCCGAGATGGTGGAATGGCAGACACGCTAGCTTGAGGGGCTAGTGAGAGTTAAATCTCGTGAGAGTTCAAATCTCTCTCTCGGCACCAATCAGTTAGAACGCGGAAGTAGTTCAGTGGTAGAACGTCTCCTTGCCAAGGAGAAGGTCGCGAGTTCGAGTCTCGTCTTCCGCTCCATAATCCCTCACCAGGCTACGGCCTTTCCTCTCGCTTTTCAGCATCTCCGCATTAGCTTTTGCGATTCGACTCAGCCGCGGAACTGACCTCACAGCAAACTTTCCGGCTCTCCAAATGCCGGGCAAGAATGAGCCGTATTTTGTCTTTTTGGCGTTGACTTTTACGCCTGCACAGATTATGCTATTAGCTACCCCACGGGTGTCTGGCGACGTAGCCAAGTGGCAAGGCAGGGGTCTGCAAAACCCCCATCAGCGGTTCG is a window of Dehalococcoidia bacterium DNA encoding:
- a CDS encoding insulinase family protein, with the translated sequence MYQKTILDNGLRIISETMPQTHSASICIFVGVGSRYETNARAGISHFVEHGLFRGTQKRPTSRDISEAIEGVGGVLNGGTDRESTVYWCKVARPHFEMALDVLSDMLLNSRFETEDIEKERQVIIEEINMSYDSPSSKVGLIIEKLLWPADPLGRDIAGTKKSVSCIRRTDLLEYIRKQYIPAKTVVSIAGNVEHKEAVAAVKKCLGGWTGAGQRPGHRGFREHQASRVGIETRDIEQTHMCLALPGLSLFDPQRFTLDMMNVILGEGMSSRLFCEVRDKLGLAYSVQSYVDHLKDTGSLIVYAGVDTSKARLALAAIIKELMRFKEETISPPELSKAKEMSKGQLALRLEDSRHVAGWLGGQETLTGRILTLDDVNEIVDSVKAEDIKHLAHNLINRSKMRLAVVGPLQKPEQLSKLIEAD